The sequence below is a genomic window from Massilia oculi.
GTTCGGCCAGGTCGGCGACCATGGCGGCCTGGCCCAGGGCGGGCTGGGCATCGGCCTGTCGCTGGTGCGCCAGCTGGCGACCCTGCACGGCGGCGCCGTCTCGGTGCACAGCGCCGGCGCCGGCCAGGGCAGCACCTTCACCGTGCGCTTGCCGCTCGGCGCGCAGCCAGGCGCCGGGCAGGGCGAGGGCGGGCAGGCGCCGCGGCAAGAGCTGCGGGCGCTCCCGCGTCGCCGCTTCCGCGTCCTGGTGGTGGACGACAATACCGATGCCGCCGAGAGCCTGTCGCTGCTGCTGCAGATGAACGCCCACGAGATCCGCACCGCGACCAATGGCCGCGACGCGCTGGCGCTGGCGCGCGACTTCACGCCCGACATCGCCTTCCTCGACATCGGCATGCCGGGCATGACCGGCTACGAGCTCGCGGCGCGGCTGCGCGCGCTGCCGGGGCTGGCGCGCACGACCCTCGTCGCCGTCACCGGCTGGGGTTCGGAAGAAGACCAGGCGCGCTCGCGCGAGGCTGGCTTCGACCATCATTTCACCAAGCCGATCGCGGCCGAGACGGTGAGCCGGCTGCTGGGTGCGCTTGGCTAGCGCGGCCGGGGGCGCTCAGTTGCCGCCACCACGCTCCGCATCGATCTCCTTCTTCATCGCCCCGACCTGGTCGATGTAGTCGGCCACTGGCACGCCCGGACTGGCGCGCAGCTCGGGCGGCAGCAGGACCGGCATGTACAGCTCGTCGGCGGTGCGGCCGTGGCGCTGCATGTTCCCGGCCAGGATCAGGCTCGACACCAGCACCGCCAGCGCGCCGCAGGCCAGTCGCAGGCGGCGCCGGTATTGCGGCGTGACGGTGGCGAGGTGGAAGTAGACCGCCACCGCCACCGTCGCCACCGCCATGTGCGACGCGTACGCGGTCAGCCATTCGAGCGACCAGGCATAGGCGACGACGCTGGCCAGCAGGCGCAGCCCCACCAGCGCCGTCAGCGCGCAGCCATAGATGAACAGGTGGCGCCCGAGGCGCGCGCGGCGCCCGAACAGGCGGTTGCCGAAAGCCCACAGGCCGGCCCACGCCAGGCCGATGCCGCTGGCGGCGGCCGGGAACAGGGCGTAGCGCTCCAGGTCGTTGCTGGCGTCCGTCAGCCAGGCCACCAGCAGCGCCGCCAGCACGGCCAGCACGATGCCGGCGGCGCCCGGCAGCATGCCTTCCCAGCCGTGCATGGTGCGGTCGACCAGTTCCGGCGCCACACGGTGCGCGGCGCCGCGGATGCGCAGCGAGGTATGGCCCATGCGCACCACGGTGTCGCCGTCGATCGCCAGTTCGTCCTTGATGCGCCGGCTCTTGTGCACGATGCCGTTGCGGCTGCCGAGGTCGCGCAGCCGCAGCCGCCCGTCCAGGCCGGCCTCGACCACGGCGTGATGGGCGGCTGCGTAGTCGTCGTCGACGATGAAGTCGTTGTCGTAGGCGCGGCCCATGCGGATCGGCAGCGCCGCCACGCGATGGCGGTGCAGCACCTCGCCGTTGCGGGCCAGGGTTTCGATGGTCCACGGGCCGCGCAACGACGCGGTGCGCGCCGGTGCGCCCGCCGGCGAGTGCAATGCCTGGCTGGTGTGCTCGCTCATCGCCGTCCACTGCGCCCGAAGGCGCCCAGGTAGGCGCGCGTGACGCGCAGGCCGTTCTCGTAGGAGACGCCGGACACGTCCAGGCGGCTCTGCAGGCTCGATTGCGAGGCATCCAGGCTGGCCGTGAGCAGGGTGAAGTTGTACAGGCCCTCGAACTTGCGGTAGGCGCGCACGCAAGTGACGGCGCGCAGCGGCAGGGTCCGGGTATGCACGAAGCGTTCGGTGCAGAACGGCTTGGTCAGGCGCGGATCGCCCGTGCTGCCCAGGTTGTTGACCTGGAAGGTATCGCTGGCCAGCGTCGCGAAGCGCATCGGATCCATGGTGCCGCTGCGGATGTACTGGTGGGTCATGGACACGTTGCCGGTCTGCTGCACGTCCGACACGAACACCGCCGACTGCATCACGCAGCTCATCGAATCGGTGCTGTAGACCGCGCCGCGGGCATTCGAACGCCCCCAGCAGCGCACCTCGCCCGATTCGCGCACCGGCACCAGGTACTGGCCCATGCCCTTGAGCGTGAGGGGTTCCTCGAGCAGCTTGTCGACCATATTGCCCTGGTGCGCCAGCAGCTGCTTGCCGATCAAGGGATTGAAATCGGCCGGCGGGGCGGCCTGTTCGGCCACCTTGCGCAGCAGCTCCTGCGCATGCTTGACCGGCACCAGGAAGCTGACCGACTCGCCGTCGCGCC
It includes:
- a CDS encoding FHA domain-containing protein, whose amino-acid sequence is MSEHTSQALHSPAGAPARTASLRGPWTIETLARNGEVLHRHRVAALPIRMGRAYDNDFIVDDDYAAAHHAVVEAGLDGRLRLRDLGSRNGIVHKSRRIKDELAIDGDTVVRMGHTSLRIRGAAHRVAPELVDRTMHGWEGMLPGAAGIVLAVLAALLVAWLTDASNDLERYALFPAAASGIGLAWAGLWAFGNRLFGRRARLGRHLFIYGCALTALVGLRLLASVVAYAWSLEWLTAYASHMAVATVAVAVYFHLATVTPQYRRRLRLACGALAVLVSSLILAGNMQRHGRTADELYMPVLLPPELRASPGVPVADYIDQVGAMKKEIDAERGGGN